In Oncorhynchus masou masou isolate Uvic2021 chromosome 28, UVic_Omas_1.1, whole genome shotgun sequence, the DNA window ATCTTATCATCCAACATGTCACTACCTACCATCTCATTTAGACTATCTATCACATGTATTTTATATTTAGAGACTTTATAGTCTGTAGTTGGAGATCTGTTAGTTTATAAGGTAGTTTGAATGATTAAATGTCTAGCTATGTAACGATAGTGACGGTTTCTTTGTGGGATGAATAGAATGCTGACAGCATGAGTCAGTTCTCTGAGGGTTGGGCACGGTTCCTAtaggggcaaacacacacacacgcagtatcCTCATCATAGAAAGATGTTCACAGGTAAGGGAACTGGAGGAACAGGTTTAGGTGTAAAGGTTTCATGTAGTCTGTATATTAGTAATTAAAGTTTTGTTTTGAAGTGAAACTGATGACTGTCTTTTCTTCTGCAAAAGTGTTTAGATTGCAATTGGGACAAACAATCTCTGCTACCCCCTCCTGAGCATTTAGTCAAACAGCAAGTACTGATGTGGCCACTATAAAGTGTGGTTGTGACAAGgggggttatgtgtgtgtgtgtgtgtgtgtgtgcacgcttctTGGGGGGGACACGTGATCTTACAACAGGATCGTGCTCCGTCATTTCTTCCGTGAGCTTTAGTTTAGACTCCTCTGAACACGAGACAGACAGCACCTatggcaaatcaaatcaaagtttatttgtcacgtgcaccgaacacaacaggtatagtagactttacagtgaaatgcttacttacaggctctaaccaacagtgcaagaAAGGTAATAGGTGACAATAGgtcagtaaagaaataaaaacaacagtaaaaagacaggctgtatagagtagcgaggctataacagtagcgaggctacatacaggcactggttagtcaggctgatttgaggtagtatgtacatgtagatatggtcaaagtgactatgcatatatgatgaacagagagtagcagtagcgtaaaaaaagaggggttgggggggcatacaatgcaaatagtctgggtagccatttgattacctgttcaagagtcttatggcttgggggtaaaaactgttgagaagcctttagTAGAGCGAACAgactatgactggggtggctggggtctttgaccatttttagggccttcctctgacaccttctggtgtagaggtcctggatgtcaggcagcttagccccagtgatgtactgggccgtacacactaccctctgtagtgccttgcggtcggaggccgagcaattgccataccaggcagtgattgcaaccagtcatgatgctcttgatgttgcagctgtagaaacttttgaggttctaaggacccatgccaaatctttttagtttcctgagggggaataggctttgttgtgccctcttcatgactggcttggcgtgtttggaccattctagttttttggaaatgtggacaccaaggaatttgaagctctcaacctgctccactacagccccgttgatgagaatgtgggcgtgctcggtcctccttttactgtagtccacaatcatctccttagtcttggttacgttgagggataggttgttattctggcaccaaccggccaggtctctgacctcctccctataggctgtctcgtcattttcggtgatcaggcctaccactgttgtgttgtctgcaaacttaatgatggtgttgtagtcgtgcctggccatgcagtcgtgggtgaacatggagtacaggaggggactgagcacgtacccctggggggctccagtgttgaggatcagcgtggcagatgtgttgctccctaccctcaccacctgggggcggcccgtcaggaagtccaggatccagttgcagaggaaggtgtttagtcccaggattcTTAGCTCGTGATgagctatggtgttgaacgctgagctgtagtcagtgaatagcattctcacataggtgtttctttgtcatggtgggaaagagcagtgtggagtgcaatagagattgtatcatctgtggatctgtttgggcagtatgcacattggagtgggtctactagggtttctgggataatggtgatgatgtgaaccatgaccagcctttcaaagcacatgGCTAAGGACGTGAATGCTGTGGGTCTGTAGTcctttaggcaggttgccttcgtgttcttgggaacagggactatggtggtctgcttgaaacatgttggtattacagactcaatcagggacatgttgaaaatgtcagtgaagacacctgccagttggtcagcacatgctcagagcacacgtcctggtaatccgtctggccccgcagccttgtgaatgttgacctgttgaaaggccttactcacgtcggctacggagagcgtgatcacacagtcgtccagaacagctgatgctctcatgcatgcctcagtgttgcttgcctcgaatcaagcatagaagtgatttagctcgtctggtaggctcgtgtcaccgggcagctcacggctgtgcttccctttgtagtctgtaatagtttgcaagccctgccacatatgacgagcatcggagctggtgtagtacgattcaatcttagccttgtattgacgctttgcctgtttgatggttcgtcggagggcaaaGCAGGATtttttataagcttccgggttagagtcccgcaccttgaaaacGGCagatctaccctttagctcagtgcgaatattgcctgtaatccataccCTCATTTATGTTACCTTCTGCTTGCTCTTCGTGGCTTTAGGCCGGGGTTGATGTAAAGCATTTTACGTCAAATTGTTTAGTAAATAGTGCTGTATGTGCAATCCATGTTAAAGTGTCATAATAAGAAAGCAGTATTGAAGATAACTGACTCAGATGGCAGATAACTATGACGAACTGTTGTATTCAGTTAGGACAGATTGCTGCATCCATAAGGCGAGGTCTGTTTTGAATGCTGCATGTGTACAAAgagcactgtgtgtttgtgtgttcgtgTAAACCCAGTGAGGAATAATATTTGAGGAGGACGGAAGTTTCTGCAGGTATCCCAGAGTCCTCGTAGGAGGACTCTCATTTTTCCGGACTCTCAATCGAGTCTTTGTGTATGGAATACTTGGTACGCTTTCAGAATGCTAAACtccatctcccatctctctcactctccctcctacAGATGCTAGAGGCTTCACCCCTGGAGGAGGTAAaatagacacacgcacacacagacctctacagtacatacacacagacctTCTGTAACATTTACTGATAGAATCTACATGGTTCTTATATTATGTAGACTTCCTTGGGGCTGTTGTCAGTCAGTGAGTGTTGTAatttgtttctgtctgtgtgtttgtagttCCATACGATGAGCCTCCGGCAGGCCCCTACTGGCCCTACACCACCTCAGATTTCTGGCACTATGTAGAGTACTTCAGGTCTATTGGAGCCTACAAGCACATCAACGAAATGGCCCGGGCATTCTATGCTCACCaacacttggggggggggggggggggtagagggagaatagagaggagtagagagggttgggagagggtcaggaagggagaagagagggggagaatgaggagaggggatggacagagagaaagaggcccCATGAGGTTATGTAATATTGTGTATTGAAATTAATTTAAAATATGAGGCTATATAAGCAAATGTATTTTAACTTATCATGAAATATATGAACGTGGCTCACATACCTGAAAAAAACATGAATTCCAACGGCTATAATATAAAACGTTACATAAATGTAATGTGCAATATCAATTAAATTTGACCAGAAATCGGATCTCATTGTCATAATTTACCATATTTGATGTGGATAGTTGCAAGGATTGAAATGTAATAGGAATTTTGTATGAGGAATTTTTACAATGATAACGTTATTTTACAATCAGTTATAGATTTCCCATCCTTGGGTATGTAACTCCTTTCATCACCTGGAGGTTTGTACCGTATTTGACCTAGTTTTACCTAAGTCTGTAGTAGCTGTACTTGACTATCTTCTGTAGCCTACCTTTGCTTCAATTTGTACACCCAAACGACCGTTGGTTCCTTGTGAAAGTCCAGGGCATTATACTGTTACCAAAGCAGGAAGTGGTGTTACACGGAAAAGGGTCCGGTCTCTATTGTTTACGTTGCCAGAGAACATCTAGCTAGACAGCTAGCTAATATTCATTACGGTACCTAGTCAAAAACAGGAATTATCATGAAACCAGCGGTGGACGAGATGTTCCCTGAAGGCGCCGGGCCTTTTGTGGATCTAGAGGAGGTTAGTAATCATCAGGGGACACGAGAGAATCGCCGACCTAGCCTCGCTACAGTAACTCCACCGCTAACCCAGCCACCTAACCAGCTTATGTTGGTGACTGATAGAAAAAGCGGTTATTAACAGCAGCCGTTTTGTATATCAGTCACCAACGGTCTGAATATTAACAGACGTCGCTTGCGGTACGGTTTAGGAAGCATAATGACTTTATGTTTCATATCAACAATAACAAAAATGAGGGACGTGTTTCGAAAGCCGAATCGCAAGTGATGACTATTGACGTTTCTAAACGTTAGAACACAGCGTTGGGATTGTAGTTCACATGAGCCAGTTGTGGGCGAAGCTGGGGGATGAAAACAATATGGAGAAGGCAGAGTGCTGCCGAGAGTTTTCGAGAACTAGATGTGCATGCCCAGTAACACAGTCGTGTCCTCCGTGGACCGGCTCGTACATAAAACATCCTACATTCAGGCTGCAAAGGCATTTATTCTATCGTTAACTAGTTGGTTTTTTTGCCCTCAACTTCTCCCACGAATGAAGGATGCTTTATGTACGTGTCGGTCCACGGAGGACACGAGTGTATTACCGGGAATGCACATCAACCCTAGGCGATAGTTCATGGGTGTTAGGCTATAGCACAGACCGTTTAAAAAAACTAAACTGTTTGTAGACTTAACTGTCTTTTGTCTGTAGACTTAACTGTCTTTGATTTCTAGCTGATGTGTATTCCTTACTTGGCTTAAATGGCATACATTGTATTAAAATTGttcctgtgtgtgggtgtgtctgatTCTTCAGGCAGGGGGCAGCAGCGGTCTGCTCATGGACCAGGCAGCAAATGAGAAAGCAGTGCACTCAGACTTCTTCAacggtcagacagacacacacacacacacacagcgtagaGGCTAGGTGGGGCTAGAGGCTAaactagagcagtgtttctcAAACCTATCCTTGAGTATCCCATTTCACTTATTTGTTCTATTCCAATACTAGCATACGTGATTTAAACTAATCGAGTGCTGATGAGTAGTTGACCAGTTGAATCAGCTGTGCTGGTGGAGAGGTTGGGGGGGAACACTGGGCTAGACTGGGTAGAGAAGCATCTTGTGGGCTAGGGAGGGGTCTAATGAaagtgctctgtgtgtgtttgctttgCCAACAGGGCCGTCTCACAGAAACTAACATGTATTTTCCCTTTAAACTTAAATTAACAACACACAGTGTAGCTAATGTGTTTTCCATCTGGCAGTGTTAGCCACGGGACAAACAGTTTATGGCTCAGCAACACATGACCTAGAAAGTGATCATtaaaaagaggagaggataagagaaggaatggttaaagggatacttcaggaggaatggttaaagggatacttcaggaggaatggttaaagggatactgcaggaggaatggttaaagggatacttcaggaggaatggttaaagggatacttcaggaggaATGGTTAAAGGAATACTGCAGGAGGaatggttaaagggatacttcaggaggaATGGTTAAAGGAATACTGCAGGAGGaatggttaaagggatacttcaggaggaatggttaaagggatacttcaggatgaATGGTTAAAGGAATACTGCAGGAGGaatggttaaagggatacttcaggaggaatggttaaagggatacttcaggaggaatggttaaagggatacttcaggaggaatggttaaagggatacttcaggaggaATGGTTAAAGGAATACTGCAGGAGGaatggttaaagggatacttcaggaggaatggttaaagggatacttcaggatgaATGATTAAAGGAATACTGCAGGAGGaatggttaaagggatacttcaggaggaatggttaaagggatacttcaggaggaatggttaaagggatacttcaggatgaatggttaaagggatacttcaggatgaatggttaaagggatacttcaggaggaatggttaaagggatacttcaggatgagtggttaaagggatacttcaggatgaATGGTTAAAGGAATACTGCAGGAGGaatggttaaagggatacttcaggaggaatggttaaagggatacttcaggaggaatggttaaagggatacttcaggaggaatggttaaagggatacttcaggatgaatggttaaagggatacttcaggaggaatggttaaagggatacttcaggatgaatggttaaagggatactgcaggaggaatggttaaagggatacttcaggatgagtggttaaagggatactgcaggaggaatggttaaagggatactgcaggaGGAATGGTTAAAGGAATACTGCAGGAGGaatggttaaagggatacttcaggatgaatggttaaagggatacttcaggatgaATGGTTAAAGGAATACTGCAGGAGGaatggttaaagggatacttcaggatgagtggttaaagggatactgcaggaggaatggttaaagggatactgcaggaggaatggttaaagggatactgcaggaTGAAtgattaaagggatacttcaggatgaATGGTTAAAGGAATACTGCAGGAGGaatggttaaagggatacttcaggatgaATGGTTAAAGGAATACTGCAGGAGGaatggttaaagggatacttcaggatgagtggttaaagggatactgcaggaggaatggttaaagggatactgcaggaggaatggttaaagggatacttcaggaggaATGGTTAAAGGAATACTGCAGGAGGaatggttaaagggatacttcaggaggaatggttaaagggatacttcaggaggaatggttaaagggatactgcaggaggaatggttaaagggatacttcaggatgaatggttaaagggatacttcaggatgaATGGTTAAAGGAATACTGCAGGAGGaatggttaaagggatacttcaggatgagtggttaaagggatactgcaggaggaatggttaaagggatactgcaggaggaatggttaaagggatactgcaggaTGAAtgattaaagggatacttcaggatgaatggttaaagggatacttcaggaggaATGGTTAAAGGAATACTGCAGGAGGaatggttaaagggatacttcaggaggaatggttaaagggatacttcaggaggaatggttaaagggatactgcaggaggaatggttaaagggatacttcaggaggaATGGTTAAAGGAATACTGCAGGAGGaatggttaaagggatacttcaggaggaatggttaaagggatacttcaggaggaatggttaaagggatacttcaggaggaATGGTTAAAGGAATA includes these proteins:
- the LOC135517210 gene encoding COP9 signalosome complex subunit 9-like, with translation MKPAVDEMFPEGAGPFVDLEEAGGSSGLLMDQAANEKAVHSDFFNDFEDPFDDEDLQ